A single region of the Devosia sp. FJ2-5-3 genome encodes:
- the mbhE gene encoding hydrogen gas-evolving membrane-bound hydrogenase subunit E codes for MALPSLDASIALVALFPFLAAALAPLLHRLTGPLSGWILALVPAAIFAFLLSLLPRIAAGETLRLAIGWVPAYGLELSFFVDGLSLVFALTISGIGAMIVLYSGAYLAGHPHLGRFFGFILAFMGAMLGLVLADNMVALFTFWELTSITSFLLIGFDHQRMAARRAATQALVITNIGGMALLVGAIVLQQAGGSWELSVLRAGGGLQEHGLYGLILALFVLAAFTKSAQFPLHFWLPNAMEAPTPVSAFLHSATMVQAGVYLLARMTPILGDTPVWMALLVSFGGFTLIWGSIGALRQTDLKQMLAQTTLASLGLLVLLIGLGSPVAITAVMVYFVAHALYKAALFMAVGAVDHEAGTREITALGGLADKMPVTFIAAALAVLSMLGLPLTVGFFAKEEMYLGLMSGDWVSVSTLVVLVAGNAMLGGIGLLVMIKPFLGETVPTPKTAHEAPIAMLAGPLLLGAAGIVAGLLPDWLGHDILAPGATAILGDAVVPHLSLAINLASPLLWLSALTWVLSILVFRLAVPMRTVLRRAEHAIGWTADSVFDAVMFGLIRFSGAVTRALHHGQLEFYLILVFSAFALALFGPMLVLGGFDWLQPKAELGDWTTLISMPDLRLYDWGIVVLAVIGLVAVLVAPSRLGAILALGVQGAAVALIFLLFGAPDLAFTQLMVEVLSVAVLTLVMTKLRLDIRDHRPFEDWGRDGLIAILCGAGVSLMLMLVLKGTLDTRLSDLFTATSVPIAHGANIVNVILVDYRGFDTLGEISVVMGAGIAILALLRRRKGVRP; via the coding sequence TTGGCGCTACCATCTCTGGATGCAAGCATTGCCCTCGTGGCTCTCTTTCCATTTCTCGCTGCTGCTCTCGCGCCGCTGTTGCATCGGCTGACTGGTCCTTTGTCGGGCTGGATACTGGCGCTGGTCCCGGCCGCTATTTTTGCTTTTCTCCTCTCATTGTTGCCCCGGATTGCCGCCGGCGAGACCTTGCGCCTCGCCATTGGCTGGGTGCCGGCCTATGGGCTTGAGCTGAGCTTCTTCGTCGACGGGCTGAGCCTTGTGTTTGCGCTGACCATTTCCGGTATCGGCGCGATGATCGTGCTCTATTCCGGCGCCTATCTGGCTGGCCATCCGCATCTGGGGCGCTTCTTCGGCTTCATCCTCGCCTTCATGGGCGCAATGCTGGGCCTCGTCCTGGCCGACAATATGGTCGCGCTGTTCACCTTCTGGGAGCTGACCTCGATCACCTCCTTCCTCCTGATCGGCTTCGACCACCAGCGCATGGCGGCGCGGCGGGCGGCGACCCAGGCTCTGGTGATCACCAATATTGGCGGCATGGCGCTGCTGGTCGGCGCCATCGTGCTCCAGCAGGCCGGTGGCAGCTGGGAGCTCAGCGTGCTCCGCGCCGGAGGCGGCCTGCAGGAGCATGGTCTCTATGGCCTCATCCTCGCGCTCTTTGTCCTCGCTGCCTTCACCAAATCGGCGCAGTTTCCGCTGCATTTCTGGCTACCCAATGCCATGGAAGCGCCGACCCCGGTCTCGGCATTCCTCCATTCCGCAACCATGGTGCAGGCGGGTGTCTATCTCCTCGCGCGGATGACGCCGATCCTCGGCGATACGCCGGTGTGGATGGCATTGCTGGTGAGTTTTGGCGGCTTCACGCTGATCTGGGGATCGATCGGTGCGCTGCGACAGACCGATCTCAAGCAGATGCTGGCGCAGACGACCCTGGCCTCGCTGGGTCTTCTGGTGCTGCTGATCGGGCTGGGCAGTCCTGTCGCGATCACGGCTGTCATGGTCTATTTCGTGGCGCACGCACTCTACAAGGCGGCGCTGTTCATGGCTGTCGGTGCCGTCGATCACGAGGCGGGCACGCGCGAAATCACAGCGCTTGGCGGGCTGGCCGACAAGATGCCGGTGACGTTCATCGCCGCGGCGCTGGCGGTACTTTCCATGCTCGGCCTGCCGCTGACTGTAGGCTTTTTCGCCAAGGAAGAGATGTATCTCGGGCTCATGTCGGGGGACTGGGTGAGCGTTTCGACGCTGGTCGTGCTTGTGGCGGGCAATGCAATGCTTGGCGGCATCGGGCTACTGGTGATGATCAAGCCCTTCCTGGGGGAAACAGTGCCGACCCCCAAGACTGCGCACGAAGCACCGATCGCCATGCTGGCCGGGCCGCTGCTGCTCGGCGCGGCCGGAATTGTCGCCGGGCTCCTGCCTGACTGGCTGGGCCACGATATTCTGGCGCCCGGCGCGACAGCCATTCTTGGCGACGCCGTGGTGCCCCATCTCAGCCTCGCCATCAATCTCGCAAGCCCGCTGCTGTGGCTTTCGGCGCTGACCTGGGTGTTGTCCATTCTGGTTTTCCGCCTTGCCGTGCCGATGCGGACGGTCCTTCGGCGCGCCGAACACGCCATTGGCTGGACGGCGGACAGCGTCTTTGACGCCGTCATGTTCGGGCTAATCCGCTTTTCCGGCGCGGTGACACGGGCGCTGCATCACGGCCAGCTCGAATTTTATCTCATCCTTGTGTTCAGCGCATTTGCACTGGCCCTGTTCGGCCCCATGCTCGTCCTGGGCGGTTTCGACTGGCTGCAGCCCAAGGCCGAACTGGGCGATTGGACGACGCTCATTTCCATGCCCGATCTGCGTCTTTACGATTGGGGCATCGTGGTTCTGGCGGTGATCGGCCTTGTGGCGGTGCTTGTTGCCCCCAGCCGGCTGGGGGCAATCCTGGCGCTGGGCGTGCAGGGCGCCGCGGTGGCGCTGATTTTCCTCTTGTTCGGCGCGCCGGATCTCGCCTTTACCCAATTGATGGTGGAAGTGCTGTCCGTGGCGGTGCTGACCCTGGTGATGACCAAGCTGCGGCTCGATATCCGCGATCACCGACCGTTCGAGGACTGGGGTCGTGACGGGCTGATCGCGATCCTCTGCGGCGCCGGGGTGAGCCTGATGTTGATGCTGGTGCTCAAAGGCACGCTCGATACGCGCCTTTCGGATCTGTTTACCGCCACCAGCGTGCCGATCGCGCATGGTGCCAATATCGTCAACGTCATCCTCGTCGATTATCGCGGCTTCGATACGTTGGGCGAGATCTCGGTGGTGATGGGGGCGGGGATCGCCATCCTTGCGCTGCTGCGGCGTCGGAAGGGGGTGCGGCCATGA